The sequence below is a genomic window from Candidatus Omnitrophota bacterium.
TAGAGGTACTTTTACCTGTTATTGTCGGCTACCTAGTTATAGGTTTAATCTTAGGCGTAATTAGTTACTTAGTAACTTTGCTAATAATCAGGAGGAATTTCCATGGAAATAAAACAACTCACGCATAATATAAAGAGCGATTTTAACCGCGTTCTAAGCCTTGTCGGAGTTATTCCTTTGCTTGTATTTATCTATCTGTTGGTGGGAAAAATTGCTAATTTTAATGCTTTAGCAGGAGATATTGGTTATATTGTGGTGGCCACCATCGGTGTTTTTATTACAGGAATTATAGTAGGAAGAAGAATGCTTATGTCGGTAACCTTTAAATTAATCGATGATAATCAGAAAATACTGGCTATGCAACAGGAGTTAATCGAGAAAAACCGTTTGGCGACAATTACCGAGACCGTGTTTGCTTTGGGTGACCAGATCAATAATCCACTTTTATCTATCTCCGGAAACCTTGAGTTATTGGAGTTTGAATTAAGGCACTTGGAATTGAGCGAGAAGACTCGTAATAGAATACAGACCATGCGTAACAATTTTTATAAGATTCGTGAAGTTACGGATAAGATGTCGAAATTGACCAAGCCGGAAACGGTAGAGATTCATAGCGGTACTAGAATGATTGATTTAGAAAAGTCGGTATAAATAAAGGGGACGGTTCTATTTTTCTATTTTTAATAAAAAATAGAACCGTCCCCTTTATTTGGTATAGGAGGATTTGATGAAAAAGATAGTTTTATTAAGGCATGGAGAGAGTACTTGGAATAAGGAGAATCGTTTTACCGGCTGGACAGATGTTGATTTATCAGAGAAAGGGTTGCAAGAAGCAAAAAAAGCAGGGGAAGTGTTAAAAAAAGAGGGTTTTATTTTTGATACAGCTTTTACTTCTGTCTTAAAACGGGCAATCCGCACGCTTTGGATTGCCCTGGATGAAATGGATTTGATGTGGATACCGGTATATAATTCCTGGCGGCTTAATGAAAGGCACTATGGAGCCTTGCAAGGCTTAAACAAATCCGAAACTGCTGCAAAATATGGAGAGGGACAGGTTTTAATCTGGAGAAGAAGTTATGATATCGCTCCGATGCCTCTAGACAAAGGCGATTCGCGTTATCCCGGTAATGATCCGCGCTACCTTGGCCTTAAACCCAAAGAATTGCCATTGACTGAATGTTTGAAAGATACCGTTGCCAGATTCCTGCCTTATTGGCATAAAACAATTGCACCTGCCGTAAGGAGTAATAAAAGAATAATTATTGCAGCACATGGGAATTCACTTCGCGCGCTGGTTAAGTATCTTGATAATATCTCTGAAGAAAAAATTGTCGGATTGAATATTCCTACGGCTATGCCTTTAGTTTACGAGCTTGAAGATAATTTAAAGCCGATTAGGAGTTATTATTTGGGTGATCCGGAGGAGGTAAAGAAGGCTATGGAGACAGTTGCAAATCAGGGCAAAGCCAGATAAATAAGGAAGTTCCAAGGGGAGGGTTAAATGATCGATATTGATGTGCTTAAAATTGCTTTATCAAAAGAAGAAAATGCGATAGAGACCTACCAAGAAATGTTAATCGGTCATCCCAATTTAATGGAGCTGCTTTCTCTTTTAATAACAGAAGAGCAAAAACATAAAATACTAATTGAACAGAAGATTAGGGAATTGACGCTATAGTAAATTAATTTAAAAAATAGCGTATAATTGTAACAGTTTAGCGTTTGAAGCCCCTGTGGCACTGCGAGAAGTCCGCCATTGGTTCAGTGGTGGACGACGAAGCAGTCTTTTAAAAGATTGCTTCGTAAAAAGCGCTCGCAATGACACTTCCTTTGGGATACTTCCGGGAGCCAAACTATTACGTATAATTTAGAAATCAGAAAATATTATATTATATTTTTGGTAGGATTGATATCGTTAGCCTTAATTATTACGGCTGGCGCACAGGAGGCTGCTAATATGCGATTATTAAGTTCGGAATTTGAGCATAATAGTTCTATCCCGGTAAAATTTACCTGCCAGGGGAAAAATATAAATCCCCCTCTGTCTATTGAAGAGGTGCCTAAAGCGGCTAAAAGTTTAGTTTTAATCGTAGATGACCCTGATGCTCCGGGAGGTGATTTTGTGCATTGGGTAGTTTATGATATTGCGATTATAAGCCATATAGAAGAAGATAGTATCTTTGGAAAACAAGGTGTTAATTCTTTAGGTAGGCAAGGCTATGTAAGTCCTTGTCCGCCTACAGGAGTTCACCGTTATTTTTTTAAAATTTATGCTTTGGATAAAATTTTAAATTTAAAGGAAGGTATAACTAAAGTGGACTTGGAAGCTGCTATGGTTGGCCATATTTTGGAGAAGGCACAATTAATTGGTTTATATCAGAAAAAATAAAAAAGGAGAGATTGATGGCTAAAGCGTTTAAGTTTGGTACTTTATTTTTTTGTATAGTTTTATTTGGCTGTATTAATGGTTTTGCTGCTCAAACCGATATGCCAGTAATCAAGCCGGAGTTTAAGGATATGGATGTAAATAAAGATGGTTTTGTTAGCTCTGATGAGATGCAGAGCTATCAGTCGCAAAAATTTCAAGAACTGGATAAAGATAAGAATAGCGTTATTGACTCAAATGAATTAAAAACTGATAACACAAAAATATTTGAGCCTGCTGATAAAGATAAAGATAGCAAAATTACTAAAGAAGAATCTACTTCGCAATTTAGCGAATATTTTAAGCAGATGGATAAAAACGAGGATAATAAAATTTCCGAATCCGAATATACAGATTATTGGAAGGGTATATATTATTTTTAAGACAGCTTTTAATTCCGTGTCATTGCGAGGAACCCCGCCTTGGCGGGGTGACGAAGCAATCTATGCTTTAGATTGCTTCGCTTGTTTCACTCGCTCGCAATGACATTTATTTGTAAACTATGATTTCCGTAAACAATGTATCGCTACAATTTGGTTTCCGTAAGCTTTTTACCAATGTAAATATCGTTTTTGCTCCCGGAAATTGTTATGGTTTAATCGGGGCAAATGGATCGGGTAAATCCACTTTTCTAAAAATTATTTCAGGCCAGATCGATTCAACCGCAGGGGATGTTGATATATCCGCAGGTAAACGTATTTCAGTTTTAAAGCAGGATCAATTTGCTTTTGACCAATATCAGGTGCTAGCTACAGTTATTATGGGTCATAAGC
It includes:
- the gpmA gene encoding 2,3-diphosphoglycerate-dependent phosphoglycerate mutase; this encodes MKKIVLLRHGESTWNKENRFTGWTDVDLSEKGLQEAKKAGEVLKKEGFIFDTAFTSVLKRAIRTLWIALDEMDLMWIPVYNSWRLNERHYGALQGLNKSETAAKYGEGQVLIWRRSYDIAPMPLDKGDSRYPGNDPRYLGLKPKELPLTECLKDTVARFLPYWHKTIAPAVRSNKRIIIAAHGNSLRALVKYLDNISEEKIVGLNIPTAMPLVYELEDNLKPIRSYYLGDPEEVKKAMETVANQGKAR
- a CDS encoding YbhB/YbcL family Raf kinase inhibitor-like protein produces the protein MRLLSSEFEHNSSIPVKFTCQGKNINPPLSIEEVPKAAKSLVLIVDDPDAPGGDFVHWVVYDIAIISHIEEDSIFGKQGVNSLGRQGYVSPCPPTGVHRYFFKIYALDKILNLKEGITKVDLEAAMVGHILEKAQLIGLYQKK